From the genome of Gracilinanus agilis isolate LMUSP501 chromosome 2, AgileGrace, whole genome shotgun sequence, one region includes:
- the SCGB3A1 gene encoding secretoglobin family 3A member 1, translating to MKLTTGFLMAALTLCGSSAFALFLDSPIKPPIQVPEVQNSIVKPVVESVPNPIFSNFSLLKLILRGLGIPVDHLVEGSRKCVEELGSDSVGAVKNLLGALTYLG from the exons atgaAGCTGACCACGGGCTTTCTGATGGCTGCCTTGACTCTATGTGGTAGCTCGG CTTTTGCCTTATTCCTGGATTCTCCAATTAAACCCCCGATCCAAGTTCCTGAGGTCCAGAACTCCATTGTCAAGCCTGTAGTGGAATCAGTGCCTAACCCAATCTTCAGCAACTTTAGTCTGCTCAAATTAATCTTGAGAGGCCTGGGGATTCCCGTAGACCACCTGGTAGAAGGGTCCAGAAAGTGTGTGGAGGAGCTGGGATCTGATTCTGTGGGAGCCGTGAAGAACTTGCTG GGAGCCCTGACATATCTTGGTTGA